Proteins encoded within one genomic window of Pongo pygmaeus isolate AG05252 chromosome 18, NHGRI_mPonPyg2-v2.0_pri, whole genome shotgun sequence:
- the TRAF7 gene encoding E3 ubiquitin-protein ligase TRAF7 isoform X4, protein MSLRSTFSLPEEEEEPEPLVFAEQPSVKLCCQLCCSVFKDPVITTCGHTFCRRCALKSEKCPVDNVKLTVVVNNIAVAEQIGELFIHCRHGCRVAGGGKPPIFEVDPRGCPFTIKLSARKDHEGSCDYRPVRCPNNPSCPPLLRMNLEAHLKECEHIKCPHSKYGCTFIGNQDTYETHLETCRFEGLKEFLQQTDDRFHEMHVALAQKDQEIAFLRSMLGKLSEKIDQLEKSLELKFDVLDENQSKLSEDLMEFRRDASMLNDELSHINARLNMGILGSYDPQQIFKCKGTFVGHQGPVWCLCVYSMGDLLFSGSSDKTIKVWDTCTTYKCQKTLEGHDGIVLALCIQGCKLYSGSADCTIIVWDIQNLQKVNTIRAHDNPVCTLVSSHNMLFSGSLKAIKVWDIVGTELKLKKELTGLNHWVRALVAAQSYLYSGSYQTIKIWDIRTLDCIHVLQTSGGSVYSIAVTNHHIVCGTYENLIHVWDIESKEQVRTLTGHVGTVYALAVISTPDQTKVFSASYDRSLRVWSMDNMICTQTLLRHQGSVTALAVSRGRLFSGAVDSTVKVWTC, encoded by the exons ATGTCTCTGCGCTCCACATTCTCACTgcccgaggaggaggaggagccg GAGCCACTGGTGTTTGCGGAGCAGCCCTCAGTGAAGCTGTGCTGTCAGCTCTGCTGCAGCGTCTTCAAAGACCCCGTGATCACCACGTGTGGG CACACGTTCTGTAGAAGATGtgccttgaagtcag AGAAGTGTCCCGTGGACAACGTCAAACTGACCGTGGTGGTGAACAACATCGCGGTGGCCGAGCAGATCGGAGAGCTCTTCATCCACTGCCGGCACGGCTGCCGGGTGGCGGGCGGCGGGAAGCCCCCCATCTTTGAGGTGGACCCCCGAGGGTGCCCCTTCACCATCAAGCTCAGCGCCCGGAA GGACCACGAGggcagctgtgactacaggcctGTGCGGTGTCCCAACAACCCCAGCTGCCCCCCGCTGCTCAGGATGAACCTGGAGGCCCACCTCAAGGAGTGCGAGCACATCAAATGCCCCCACTCCAAGTACGG GTGCACGTTCATCGGGAACCAGGACACTTACGAGACCCACCTGGAGACTTGCCGCTTCGAGGGCCTGAAGGAGTTTCTGCAGCAGACGGACGACCGCTTCCACGAGATGCACGTGGCGCTGGCCCAGAAGGACCAGGAGATCGCCTTCCTGCGCTCCATGCTGGGAAAGCTCTCGGAGAAGATCGACCAGCTAGAGAAGAGCCTGGAGCTCAAGTTTG ACGTCCTGGACGAAAACCAGAGCAAGCTCAGCGAGGACCTCATGGAGTTCCGGCGGGACGCATCCATGTTAAAT GACGAGCTGTCCCACATCAACGCGCGGCTGAACATGGGCATCCTAGGCT CCTACGACCCTCAGCAGATCTTCAAGTGCAAAGGGACCTTTGTGGGTCACCAGGGCCCCGTGTGGTGTCTCTGCGTCTACTCCATGGGTGACCTGCTTTTCAGCGGCTCCTCTGACAAGACCATCAAG GTGTGGGACACATGTACCACCTACAAGTGCCAGAAGACACTGGAGGGCCATGATGGCATCGTGCTGGCTCTCTGCATCCAGGG GTGCAAACTCTACAGCGGCTCTGCAGACTGCACCATCATC GTGTGGGACATCCAGAACCTGCAGAAGGTGAACACCATCCGGGCCCATGACAACCCTGTGTGCACGCTGGTCTCCTCACACAACATGCTCTTCAGCGGCTCCCTGAAGGCCATCAAG GTCTGGGACATCGTGGGCACTGAGCTGAAGTTGAAGAAGGAGCTCACAGGCCTCAACCACTGGGTGCGGGCCCTGGTGGCTGCCCAGAGCTACCTGTACAGTGGCTCCTACCAGACAATCAAG ATCTGGGACATCCGAACCCTCGACTGCATCCACGTCCTGCAGACGTCTGGTGGCAGCGTCTACTCCATTGCTGTGACAAATCACCACATTGTCTGTGGCACCTACGAGAACCTCATCCAC GTGTGGGACATTGAGTCCAAGGAGCAGGTGCGGACCCTCACGGGCCACGTGGGCACCGTGTATGCCCTGGCGGTCATCTCAACGCCAGACCAGACCAAAGTCTTCAGTGCATCCTACGACCGGTCCCTCAGG GTCTGGAGTATGGACAACATGATCTGCACGCAGACCCTGCTGCGTCACCAGGGCAGTGTCACCGCGCTGGCTGTGTCCCGGGGCCGACTCTTCTCAGGGGCTGTGGATAGCACTGTGAAG GTTTGGACTTGCTAA
- the TRAF7 gene encoding E3 ubiquitin-protein ligase TRAF7 isoform X2, with amino-acid sequence MSSGKSARYNRFSGGPSNLPTPDVTTGTRMETTFGPAFSAVTTITKADGTSTYKQHCRTPSSSSTLAYSPRDEEDSMPPISTPRRSDSAISVRSLHSESSMSLRSTFSLPEEEEEPEPLVFAEQPSVKLCCQLCCSVFKDPVITTCGHTFCRRCALKSEKCPVDNVKLTVVVNNIAVAEQIGELFIHCRHGCRVAGGGKPPIFEVDPRGCPFTIKLSARKDHEGSCDYRPVRCPNNPSCPPLLRMNLEAHLKECEHIKCPHSKCTFIGNQDTYETHLETCRFEGLKEFLQQTDDRFHEMHVALAQKDQEIAFLRSMLGKLSEKIDQLEKSLELKFDVLDENQSKLSEDLMEFRRDASMLNDELSHINARLNMGILGSYDPQQIFKCKGTFVGHQGPVWCLCVYSMGDLLFSGSSDKTIKVWDTCTTYKCQKTLEGHDGIVLALCIQGCKLYSGSADCTIIVWDIQNLQKVNTIRAHDNPVCTLVSSHNMLFSGSLKAIKVWDIVGTELKLKKELTGLNHWVRALVAAQSYLYSGSYQTIKIWDIRTLDCIHVLQTSGGSVYSIAVTNHHIVCGTYENLIHVWDIESKEQVRTLTGHVGTVYALAVISTPDQTKVFSASYDRSLRVWSMDNMICTQTLLRHQGSVTALAVSRGRLFSGAVDSTVKVWTC; translated from the exons ATGAGCTCAGGCAAGAGTGCCCGCTACAACCGCTTCTCCGGGGGGCCCagcaatcttcccaccccagACGTCACCACAGGG ACCAGAATGGAAACGACCTTCGGACCCGCCTTTTCGGCCGTCACCACCATCACAAAAG CTGACGGGACCAGCACCTACAAGCAGCACTGCAGGACACCCTCCTCCTCCAGCACCCTTGCCTACTCCCCGCGGGACGAGGAGGACAGCATG cCCCCCATCAGCACTCCCCGCCGCTCCGACTCCGCCATCTCCGTCCGCTCCCTGCACTCAGAGTCCAGCATGTCTCTGCGCTCCACATTCTCACTgcccgaggaggaggaggagccg GAGCCACTGGTGTTTGCGGAGCAGCCCTCAGTGAAGCTGTGCTGTCAGCTCTGCTGCAGCGTCTTCAAAGACCCCGTGATCACCACGTGTGGG CACACGTTCTGTAGAAGATGtgccttgaagtcag AGAAGTGTCCCGTGGACAACGTCAAACTGACCGTGGTGGTGAACAACATCGCGGTGGCCGAGCAGATCGGAGAGCTCTTCATCCACTGCCGGCACGGCTGCCGGGTGGCGGGCGGCGGGAAGCCCCCCATCTTTGAGGTGGACCCCCGAGGGTGCCCCTTCACCATCAAGCTCAGCGCCCGGAA GGACCACGAGggcagctgtgactacaggcctGTGCGGTGTCCCAACAACCCCAGCTGCCCCCCGCTGCTCAGGATGAACCTGGAGGCCCACCTCAAGGAGTGCGAGCACATCAAATGCCCCCACTCCAA GTGCACGTTCATCGGGAACCAGGACACTTACGAGACCCACCTGGAGACTTGCCGCTTCGAGGGCCTGAAGGAGTTTCTGCAGCAGACGGACGACCGCTTCCACGAGATGCACGTGGCGCTGGCCCAGAAGGACCAGGAGATCGCCTTCCTGCGCTCCATGCTGGGAAAGCTCTCGGAGAAGATCGACCAGCTAGAGAAGAGCCTGGAGCTCAAGTTTG ACGTCCTGGACGAAAACCAGAGCAAGCTCAGCGAGGACCTCATGGAGTTCCGGCGGGACGCATCCATGTTAAAT GACGAGCTGTCCCACATCAACGCGCGGCTGAACATGGGCATCCTAGGCT CCTACGACCCTCAGCAGATCTTCAAGTGCAAAGGGACCTTTGTGGGTCACCAGGGCCCCGTGTGGTGTCTCTGCGTCTACTCCATGGGTGACCTGCTTTTCAGCGGCTCCTCTGACAAGACCATCAAG GTGTGGGACACATGTACCACCTACAAGTGCCAGAAGACACTGGAGGGCCATGATGGCATCGTGCTGGCTCTCTGCATCCAGGG GTGCAAACTCTACAGCGGCTCTGCAGACTGCACCATCATC GTGTGGGACATCCAGAACCTGCAGAAGGTGAACACCATCCGGGCCCATGACAACCCTGTGTGCACGCTGGTCTCCTCACACAACATGCTCTTCAGCGGCTCCCTGAAGGCCATCAAG GTCTGGGACATCGTGGGCACTGAGCTGAAGTTGAAGAAGGAGCTCACAGGCCTCAACCACTGGGTGCGGGCCCTGGTGGCTGCCCAGAGCTACCTGTACAGTGGCTCCTACCAGACAATCAAG ATCTGGGACATCCGAACCCTCGACTGCATCCACGTCCTGCAGACGTCTGGTGGCAGCGTCTACTCCATTGCTGTGACAAATCACCACATTGTCTGTGGCACCTACGAGAACCTCATCCAC GTGTGGGACATTGAGTCCAAGGAGCAGGTGCGGACCCTCACGGGCCACGTGGGCACCGTGTATGCCCTGGCGGTCATCTCAACGCCAGACCAGACCAAAGTCTTCAGTGCATCCTACGACCGGTCCCTCAGG GTCTGGAGTATGGACAACATGATCTGCACGCAGACCCTGCTGCGTCACCAGGGCAGTGTCACCGCGCTGGCTGTGTCCCGGGGCCGACTCTTCTCAGGGGCTGTGGATAGCACTGTGAAG GTTTGGACTTGCTAA
- the TRAF7 gene encoding E3 ubiquitin-protein ligase TRAF7 isoform X1 produces MSSGKSARYNRFSGGPSNLPTPDVTTGTRMETTFGPAFSAVTTITKADGTSTYKQHCRTPSSSSTLAYSPRDEEDSMPPISTPRRSDSAISVRSLHSESSMSLRSTFSLPEEEEEPEPLVFAEQPSVKLCCQLCCSVFKDPVITTCGHTFCRRCALKSEKCPVDNVKLTVVVNNIAVAEQIGELFIHCRHGCRVAGGGKPPIFEVDPRGCPFTIKLSARKDHEGSCDYRPVRCPNNPSCPPLLRMNLEAHLKECEHIKCPHSKYGCTFIGNQDTYETHLETCRFEGLKEFLQQTDDRFHEMHVALAQKDQEIAFLRSMLGKLSEKIDQLEKSLELKFDVLDENQSKLSEDLMEFRRDASMLNDELSHINARLNMGILGSYDPQQIFKCKGTFVGHQGPVWCLCVYSMGDLLFSGSSDKTIKVWDTCTTYKCQKTLEGHDGIVLALCIQGCKLYSGSADCTIIVWDIQNLQKVNTIRAHDNPVCTLVSSHNMLFSGSLKAIKVWDIVGTELKLKKELTGLNHWVRALVAAQSYLYSGSYQTIKIWDIRTLDCIHVLQTSGGSVYSIAVTNHHIVCGTYENLIHVWDIESKEQVRTLTGHVGTVYALAVISTPDQTKVFSASYDRSLRVWSMDNMICTQTLLRHQGSVTALAVSRGRLFSGAVDSTVKVWTC; encoded by the exons ATGAGCTCAGGCAAGAGTGCCCGCTACAACCGCTTCTCCGGGGGGCCCagcaatcttcccaccccagACGTCACCACAGGG ACCAGAATGGAAACGACCTTCGGACCCGCCTTTTCGGCCGTCACCACCATCACAAAAG CTGACGGGACCAGCACCTACAAGCAGCACTGCAGGACACCCTCCTCCTCCAGCACCCTTGCCTACTCCCCGCGGGACGAGGAGGACAGCATG cCCCCCATCAGCACTCCCCGCCGCTCCGACTCCGCCATCTCCGTCCGCTCCCTGCACTCAGAGTCCAGCATGTCTCTGCGCTCCACATTCTCACTgcccgaggaggaggaggagccg GAGCCACTGGTGTTTGCGGAGCAGCCCTCAGTGAAGCTGTGCTGTCAGCTCTGCTGCAGCGTCTTCAAAGACCCCGTGATCACCACGTGTGGG CACACGTTCTGTAGAAGATGtgccttgaagtcag AGAAGTGTCCCGTGGACAACGTCAAACTGACCGTGGTGGTGAACAACATCGCGGTGGCCGAGCAGATCGGAGAGCTCTTCATCCACTGCCGGCACGGCTGCCGGGTGGCGGGCGGCGGGAAGCCCCCCATCTTTGAGGTGGACCCCCGAGGGTGCCCCTTCACCATCAAGCTCAGCGCCCGGAA GGACCACGAGggcagctgtgactacaggcctGTGCGGTGTCCCAACAACCCCAGCTGCCCCCCGCTGCTCAGGATGAACCTGGAGGCCCACCTCAAGGAGTGCGAGCACATCAAATGCCCCCACTCCAAGTACGG GTGCACGTTCATCGGGAACCAGGACACTTACGAGACCCACCTGGAGACTTGCCGCTTCGAGGGCCTGAAGGAGTTTCTGCAGCAGACGGACGACCGCTTCCACGAGATGCACGTGGCGCTGGCCCAGAAGGACCAGGAGATCGCCTTCCTGCGCTCCATGCTGGGAAAGCTCTCGGAGAAGATCGACCAGCTAGAGAAGAGCCTGGAGCTCAAGTTTG ACGTCCTGGACGAAAACCAGAGCAAGCTCAGCGAGGACCTCATGGAGTTCCGGCGGGACGCATCCATGTTAAAT GACGAGCTGTCCCACATCAACGCGCGGCTGAACATGGGCATCCTAGGCT CCTACGACCCTCAGCAGATCTTCAAGTGCAAAGGGACCTTTGTGGGTCACCAGGGCCCCGTGTGGTGTCTCTGCGTCTACTCCATGGGTGACCTGCTTTTCAGCGGCTCCTCTGACAAGACCATCAAG GTGTGGGACACATGTACCACCTACAAGTGCCAGAAGACACTGGAGGGCCATGATGGCATCGTGCTGGCTCTCTGCATCCAGGG GTGCAAACTCTACAGCGGCTCTGCAGACTGCACCATCATC GTGTGGGACATCCAGAACCTGCAGAAGGTGAACACCATCCGGGCCCATGACAACCCTGTGTGCACGCTGGTCTCCTCACACAACATGCTCTTCAGCGGCTCCCTGAAGGCCATCAAG GTCTGGGACATCGTGGGCACTGAGCTGAAGTTGAAGAAGGAGCTCACAGGCCTCAACCACTGGGTGCGGGCCCTGGTGGCTGCCCAGAGCTACCTGTACAGTGGCTCCTACCAGACAATCAAG ATCTGGGACATCCGAACCCTCGACTGCATCCACGTCCTGCAGACGTCTGGTGGCAGCGTCTACTCCATTGCTGTGACAAATCACCACATTGTCTGTGGCACCTACGAGAACCTCATCCAC GTGTGGGACATTGAGTCCAAGGAGCAGGTGCGGACCCTCACGGGCCACGTGGGCACCGTGTATGCCCTGGCGGTCATCTCAACGCCAGACCAGACCAAAGTCTTCAGTGCATCCTACGACCGGTCCCTCAGG GTCTGGAGTATGGACAACATGATCTGCACGCAGACCCTGCTGCGTCACCAGGGCAGTGTCACCGCGCTGGCTGTGTCCCGGGGCCGACTCTTCTCAGGGGCTGTGGATAGCACTGTGAAG GTTTGGACTTGCTAA
- the TRAF7 gene encoding E3 ubiquitin-protein ligase TRAF7 isoform X3: MSSGKSARYNRFSGGPSNLPTPDVTTGTRMETTFGPAFSAVTTITKADGTSTYKQHCRTPSSSSTLAYSPRDEEDSMPPISTPRRSDSAISVRSLHSESSMSLRSTFSLPEEEEEPEPLVFAEQPSVKLCCQLCCSVFKDPVITTCGHTFCRRCALKSEKCPVDNVKLTVVVNNIAVAEQIGELFIHCRHGCRVAGGGKPPIFEVDPRGCPFTIKLSARKDHEGSCDYRPVRCPNNPSCPPLLRMNLEAHLKECEHIKCPHSKYGCTFIGNQDTYETHLETCRFEGLKEFLQQTDDRFHEMHVALAQKDQEIAFLRSMLGKLSEKIDQLEKSLELKFDVLDENQSKLSEDLMEFRRDASMLNDELSHINARLNMGILGSYDPQQIFKCKGTFVGHQGPVWCLCVYSMGDLLFSGSSDKTIKVWDTCTTYKCQKTLEGHDGIVLALCIQGCKLYSGSADCTIIVWDIQNLQKVNTIRAHDNPVCTLVSSHNMLFSGSLKAIKIWDIRTLDCIHVLQTSGGSVYSIAVTNHHIVCGTYENLIHVWDIESKEQVRTLTGHVGTVYALAVISTPDQTKVFSASYDRSLRVWSMDNMICTQTLLRHQGSVTALAVSRGRLFSGAVDSTVKVWTC, translated from the exons ATGAGCTCAGGCAAGAGTGCCCGCTACAACCGCTTCTCCGGGGGGCCCagcaatcttcccaccccagACGTCACCACAGGG ACCAGAATGGAAACGACCTTCGGACCCGCCTTTTCGGCCGTCACCACCATCACAAAAG CTGACGGGACCAGCACCTACAAGCAGCACTGCAGGACACCCTCCTCCTCCAGCACCCTTGCCTACTCCCCGCGGGACGAGGAGGACAGCATG cCCCCCATCAGCACTCCCCGCCGCTCCGACTCCGCCATCTCCGTCCGCTCCCTGCACTCAGAGTCCAGCATGTCTCTGCGCTCCACATTCTCACTgcccgaggaggaggaggagccg GAGCCACTGGTGTTTGCGGAGCAGCCCTCAGTGAAGCTGTGCTGTCAGCTCTGCTGCAGCGTCTTCAAAGACCCCGTGATCACCACGTGTGGG CACACGTTCTGTAGAAGATGtgccttgaagtcag AGAAGTGTCCCGTGGACAACGTCAAACTGACCGTGGTGGTGAACAACATCGCGGTGGCCGAGCAGATCGGAGAGCTCTTCATCCACTGCCGGCACGGCTGCCGGGTGGCGGGCGGCGGGAAGCCCCCCATCTTTGAGGTGGACCCCCGAGGGTGCCCCTTCACCATCAAGCTCAGCGCCCGGAA GGACCACGAGggcagctgtgactacaggcctGTGCGGTGTCCCAACAACCCCAGCTGCCCCCCGCTGCTCAGGATGAACCTGGAGGCCCACCTCAAGGAGTGCGAGCACATCAAATGCCCCCACTCCAAGTACGG GTGCACGTTCATCGGGAACCAGGACACTTACGAGACCCACCTGGAGACTTGCCGCTTCGAGGGCCTGAAGGAGTTTCTGCAGCAGACGGACGACCGCTTCCACGAGATGCACGTGGCGCTGGCCCAGAAGGACCAGGAGATCGCCTTCCTGCGCTCCATGCTGGGAAAGCTCTCGGAGAAGATCGACCAGCTAGAGAAGAGCCTGGAGCTCAAGTTTG ACGTCCTGGACGAAAACCAGAGCAAGCTCAGCGAGGACCTCATGGAGTTCCGGCGGGACGCATCCATGTTAAAT GACGAGCTGTCCCACATCAACGCGCGGCTGAACATGGGCATCCTAGGCT CCTACGACCCTCAGCAGATCTTCAAGTGCAAAGGGACCTTTGTGGGTCACCAGGGCCCCGTGTGGTGTCTCTGCGTCTACTCCATGGGTGACCTGCTTTTCAGCGGCTCCTCTGACAAGACCATCAAG GTGTGGGACACATGTACCACCTACAAGTGCCAGAAGACACTGGAGGGCCATGATGGCATCGTGCTGGCTCTCTGCATCCAGGG GTGCAAACTCTACAGCGGCTCTGCAGACTGCACCATCATC GTGTGGGACATCCAGAACCTGCAGAAGGTGAACACCATCCGGGCCCATGACAACCCTGTGTGCACGCTGGTCTCCTCACACAACATGCTCTTCAGCGGCTCCCTGAAGGCCATCAAG ATCTGGGACATCCGAACCCTCGACTGCATCCACGTCCTGCAGACGTCTGGTGGCAGCGTCTACTCCATTGCTGTGACAAATCACCACATTGTCTGTGGCACCTACGAGAACCTCATCCAC GTGTGGGACATTGAGTCCAAGGAGCAGGTGCGGACCCTCACGGGCCACGTGGGCACCGTGTATGCCCTGGCGGTCATCTCAACGCCAGACCAGACCAAAGTCTTCAGTGCATCCTACGACCGGTCCCTCAGG GTCTGGAGTATGGACAACATGATCTGCACGCAGACCCTGCTGCGTCACCAGGGCAGTGTCACCGCGCTGGCTGTGTCCCGGGGCCGACTCTTCTCAGGGGCTGTGGATAGCACTGTGAAG GTTTGGACTTGCTAA